A single Acidimicrobiales bacterium DNA region contains:
- a CDS encoding response regulator transcription factor, with amino-acid sequence MSGDPSGEETRSAAIRLLVVDDEALVRSGFRLILQSEPGFQVVGDAVDGAAAIEEALRLRPDVVLMDVRMPRMDGVEATRRLTEATDVKVLILTTFDLDAYLFDAVRAGASGFLLKDVPPDDLADAIRAVARGDALIEPRMTRRLLDEFARQPAGVGPRGAAGLDTLTQREMEVLRAVARGLSNAEIAEELYISETTVKTHVAHILTKLALRDRIQAVVLAYESGLVSAGG; translated from the coding sequence GTGAGCGGAGATCCGTCCGGGGAGGAGACCCGGTCTGCGGCCATCCGCCTGCTGGTCGTCGACGACGAGGCGCTGGTCCGGTCCGGCTTCCGCCTGATCCTGCAGAGTGAGCCGGGCTTCCAGGTCGTCGGCGACGCCGTCGACGGGGCGGCGGCCATCGAGGAGGCGCTCCGGTTGCGGCCGGACGTCGTGTTGATGGACGTCCGCATGCCGCGGATGGACGGGGTCGAGGCCACCCGGCGCCTCACCGAAGCGACCGATGTCAAGGTGCTGATCCTCACCACCTTCGACCTCGACGCCTACCTGTTCGACGCCGTCCGGGCCGGCGCCAGCGGCTTCCTCCTCAAGGACGTGCCCCCCGACGACCTGGCCGACGCCATCCGCGCCGTGGCGCGCGGTGACGCCCTCATCGAGCCCCGGATGACCCGGCGGCTGCTCGACGAGTTCGCCCGGCAGCCCGCCGGTGTCGGCCCCAGGGGCGCCGCCGGCCTCGACACCCTGACCCAGCGGGAGATGGAGGTGCTCCGGGCCGTGGCCCGGGGGCTCAGCAACGCCGAGATCGCCGAGGAGCTGTACATCAGCGAGACGACGGTGAAGACCCACGTGGCCCACATCCTCACCAAGCTGGCGCTCCGTGACCGGATCCAGGCCGTGGTGCTGGCCTACGAGTCGGGGCTGGTGTCTGCTGGAGGTTGA